The Theileria orientalis strain Shintoku DNA, chromosome 3, complete genome genome window below encodes:
- a CDS encoding uncharacterized protein (pancreatic ribonuclease family protein) encodes MLLPRRISEKKCRFTAKKITFFEYQRVKRLELTKNITERKRLGSILFLPEDSEVNSLTHESVQRILNQGSLFHSVNTKNVSTSNSSFDSLYNVNDTFRGSLHDILYGRIFNVRCLSNHDLCILMSYLIIASEFSEIDVSLLRKTLEHININFKTFSIAEISHILYSITEIININDIYKQFLDLCFSIVEKTTKLLFTKGRLNRINFVCSSNVCKIVYSLSNPVFLSISTSSGIELTELINVYEKYLEDAKANSRDFNLICKCMTQLSSPNFQLISRISDYYYNLLLNFNLNFKNVSIESSQSFNSAGRDGVNIGMDMLDYLDKMEENINLSGLIVLLDTIEQFGVNHKNLLNEFNTYILKYISILVNNQIMYNTNGSSDNVIRRKLFNLLKDDKYLKNDKLDLQRIYSELIKFNDNIGNSKRNNNNQHHYIWDENIIQKIYKYINNRGLLRRFIEVNMKNKSMGDNCNLIYKGNKLLDSRCVTEDDVVHKVVDDVKDVYHGEQQLREMEGLEKNQVIAKFIEAVEYLPKVINFNNVWKVLKAINLDKRIDLVPMFYSYLQEASIIFECLEDPSDDLLGIFSSVIKCKPCSDHLVELDNVCKMVEMFTDCDLKRDSVGIKMFMNMFNILCGVYRVREGEEYENMNQCGSLSYVEDLLRRYFREYSKRKSLEFERIPKGRSWHCRLKFVPRLGECRGAEDMMGVLEDLGNLRSELVEVVQLNRGVFRFVVYNTLVDKMDRLRLESG; translated from the exons ATGTTACTACCTCGTCGGATTAGTGAGAAGAAGTGTAGATTCACTGCCAAGAAGATAACCTTCTTTGAGTACCAGAGGGTAAAGAGGCTGGAATTGACCAAAAATATAACCGAGAGAAAGAGATTAGGCTCGATTCTGTTCCTTCCTGAAG ATAGTGAGGTCAATTCACTTACTCACGAATCTGTTCAAAGGATACTAAACCAGGGCTCTCTGTTTCACTCCGTAAATACAAAGAATGTTTCCACTAGTAACAGCAGTTTTGATTCTTTGTACAATGTAAATGATACGTTCAGAGGTAGTTTACATGATATTCTATACGGAAGAATATTCAATGTACGGTGTTTGAGCAATCACGACCTTTGTATACTAATGTCCTATCTAATAATCGCATCAGAATTTTCTGAAATTGACGTTTCGCTACTGCGCAAGACGCTGGAGCACATtaacatcaattttaaaacgtTTTCAATCGCTGAAATATCACATATCCTGTACAGTATAACTGaaatcataaatataaatgatatttataaacaatttttgGATCTGTGCTTTTCTATAGTTGAAAAGACCACTAAATTGTTGTTCACCAAGGGGAGATTGAACAGAATAAATTTCGTATGCTCCTCAAatgtatgtaaaatagtatattCACTATCTAATCCAGTATTTTTAAGCATTTCAACCAGTTCTGGAATAGAATTAACcgaattaataaatgtgtacgaAAAGTACCTGGAAGATGCCAAGGCGAATTCACGAGATTTTAACCTCATTTGCAAGTGTATGACGCAATTAAGTTCACCAAATTTCCAGCTAATATCCAGAATATCGGACTACTATTATAACTTGTTGttgaattttaatttaaattttaagaatGTGAGTATTGAGAGTTCCCAAAGCTTTAATTCAGCCGGCAGGGACGGTGTGAACATTGGTATGGATATGTTAGATTACTTGGATAAAATGGAAGAGAACATAAATCTGAGTGGCTTGATTGTTTTGTTAGATACGATTGAACAATTTGGAGTAAACCATAAGAATTTGTTGAACGAGTTCAACACGTACAtacttaaatatattagcatacttgtaaataatcaaaTCATGTACAATACAAATGGTAGCTCTGATAATGTTATAAGAAGAAAGTTATTTAACTTGTTGAAGGATGATAAGTATTTAAAGAACGATAAGTTGGATTTGCAGAGAATATACTCAGAACTGATAAAGTTTAATGACAATATTGGTAATAGTAAAcgtaataataacaatcaacACCATTATATTTGGGATGAAAACATAATACAGAAAATATACAAGTACATCAATAACAGAGGACTACTTAGAAGGTTTATTGAAGTAAACATGAAGAATAAGTCAATGGGCGACAATTGCAATCTAATATATAAGGGTAATAAGTTACTTGATAGTAGGTGTGTAACGGAAGATGATGTTGTTCATAAAGTTGTTGACGATGTTAAAGATGTTTATCATGGTGAACAACAACTACGAGAAATGGAAGGATTGGAAAAAAATCAAGTTATTGCCAAATTCATTGAAGCTGTTGAGTACTTGCCAAAGGTGATCAATTTCAATAATGTTTGGAAGGTGTTAAAGGCCATTAATTTGGATAAAAGAATAGATTTGGTGCCGATGTTCTATAGTTACCTACAGGAGGCGAGTATCATATTTGAGTGTTTGGAGGACCCATCAGATGACCTGTTAGGCATATTCAGTTCAGTAATAAAGTGTAAACCATGCAGTGATCATCTGGTTGAGTTGGATAACGTGTGTAAAATGGTGGAAATGTTCACAGATTGTGACTTAAAGAGGGACTCAGTAGGGATCAAGATGTTCATGAACATGTTCAACATACTTTGTGGAGTTTACAGGGTacgtgaaggagaagagtaCGAAAATATGAATCAGTGTGGAAGTTTAAGCTACGTAGAGGATCTGCTGAGGAGGTATTTTAGAGAATACTCCAAGCGTAAGAGCCTGGAGTTTGAAAGGATTCCAAAGGGGAGGAGTTGGCACTGTAGGCTCAAGTTTGTTCCAAGATTAGGCGAGTGTAGAGGCGCGGAGGATATGATGGGTGTGCTGGAGGATTTGGGGAACCTGAGGAGTGAACTGGTAGAAGTTGTGCAACTGAACAGAGGTGTGTTTAGGTTCGTAGTATATAACACTCTCGTGGACAAAATGGACAGATTGAGGTTAGAATCCGGATGa
- a CDS encoding arsenical pump-driving ATPase, translating into MAESIANCENELNLRNDVRNLVDQESYKWIFVGGKGGVGKTTISSSLASILSERRESVLLLSTDPAHSLSDAFNQKFTDRPTLVKGYENLYAMLQCVFSDGFRDKNYNQELDVTKVSDTGFGFSESKMFLQAIPELIQMLPGIDEAFSFSELLHSVQSMKYSVIVFDTAPTGHTLKFLNLPEVLDKLLDSFLKVENLCGVAMKMFSAFSDSIPKEQIFEKLKKFKSNLTLIMNQMKDPDLTTFVCVCIPEFLSVYETERLIQSLAKTDVDCSYIVVNQILSYINLETHVQKTKESLEELSEHNKSVLEPFFELVLEQQNNLNGRLGIQRKYLDDIKQLYEGLFNIVCLKQHKYEVRGSEAIKEFSQDLLKHSPLPEA; encoded by the exons atgGCAGAATCGATTGCAAATTGTGAAAATGAACTAAATCTGAGAAACGATGTTAGGAATCTTGTTGATCAAGAGAGTTACAAGTGGATATTTGTAGGAGGAAAGGGAGGCGTCGGAAAGACGACAATATCGTCATCTCTGGCCTCTATACTGTCAGAACGAAGAGAATCC gtGCTTCTCCTGTCAACGGACCCCGCACATAGTCTTAGCGACGCCTTCAATCAGAAGTTTACGGACAGGCCGACTCTGGTAAAGGGCTACGAAAACTTATACGCAATG TTACAGTGTGTGTTCAGCGACGGATTCcgtgataaaaattataatcagGAGCTCGATGTGACGAAGGTGTCAGACACAGGCTTCGGTTTCAGCGAGTCGAAAATGTTCCTGCAGGCAATACCGGAGCTGATACAAATGCTTCCAGGAATAGACGAAGCATTTTCGTTTTCAGAGCTATTACA CTCCGTGCAATCAATGAAGTACTCAGTAATCGTCTTCGATACAGCGCCGACAGGTCATACACTAAAGTTTCTTAACCTGCCAGAGGTGctggacaagctgctggacagtTTCCTGAAAGTGGAGAACCTGTGTGGAGTAGCAATGAAGATGTTCTCAGCATTCAGCGACTCAATACCCAAGGAACAAATATTCGAAAAGCTAAAGAAATTTAAATCGAATTTAACGCTGATAATGAACCAAATGAAGGATCCA GACCTTACAACatttgtgtgtgtgtgtattccGGAGTTCTTGAGTGTGTATGAAACGGAAAGGTTGATACAGAGCTTGGCAAAGACAGACGTGGACTGCTCATACATAGTAGTGAATCAAATACTAAGTTACATCAACTTGGAAACCCATGTCCAAAAGACGAAAGAATCACTGGAGGAATTATCAGAACATAATAAAAGTGTCCTAGAACCGTTCTTTGAATTG GTGTTGGAACAgcaaaataatttaaacgGGAGGTTAGGTATACAGAGAAAGTACCTTGACGACATAAAGCAGTTGTACGAAGGGTTGTTTAACATTG tttgtttaaaacaacataaatatgaagTGCGAGGCAGTGAAGCAATAAAGGAGTTCTCGCAAGATCTACTAAAACACTCTCCTCTACCAGAAGCATAA
- a CDS encoding uncharacterized protein (Armadillo-like helical domain containing protein) encodes MSSKNCCVAMGYGTRNSRKNLKFIQNSKHIIKLLSVDRCLCKFEQNVWEGLTLSWTPELERMGRWLCYSNTPTRDSKFKVHPWAAHPETIGALSAIQLGFYASKEYQPEYKEDIRLAGGIEVLSDLLKSNEEDRVHAAAITLSFLSSGNPKCCEEMYENDLFPYLINGMRSTLDPFRATCAQICRNIYHQDVNYRKEFMRSGGLVALVSLLDPIDDSDELYLTQLDAIYHLDDFIMDGIEEIPELVTYVKASGALPKLQLLEKVYNYLHTFYY; translated from the exons ATGTCCTCGAAAAACTGTTGTGTGGCCATGGGATATGGAACCAGGAATTCACGTAAAAACCTAAAATTTATCCAAAATTCCAAACATATTATTAAACTGCTATCTGTGGACAGATGTTTGTGTAAGTTTGAGCAGAATGTGTGGGAAGGCTTGACGTTATCTTGGACTCCAGAGTTGGAACGAATGGGCCGATGG CTCTGCTACTCGAACACTCCG ACTCGAGATTCAAAGTTTAAGGTGCATCCCTGGGCTGCGCATCCTGAGACTATCGGAGCTCTATCTGCTATACAACTGGGCTTTTACGCGAGCAAGGAGT ATCAGCCTGAGTATAAGGAGGACATTCGCCTTGCTGGTGGCATTGAGGTGTTGTCTGACTTACTGAAGAGCAAT GAGGAGGATCGTGTTCATGCTGCCGCCATAACTCTATCGTTTCTATCGTCTGGAA ATCCTAAATGTTGTGAAGAAATGTACGAAAATGACCTTTTCCCCTATTTGATTAATGGTATGAGATCCACTTTGGATCCTTTCAGGGCTACTTGTGCTCAAATTTGCCGCAATATATATCATCAAG ATGTTAATTATCGTAAAGAGTTTATGAGATCTGGAGGTCTCGTTGCTCTCGTTTCATTATTGGATCCCATTGACGATTCTGATGAACTATACTTAACTCAGTTGGATGCTATATACCATTTGGATGATTTCATTATG GACGGCATTGAGGAAATACCTGAATTGGTCACATATGTTAAGGCCTCTGGAGCTCTACCCAAACTTCAACTCTTAGAAAAGGTTTATAATTACCTgcacacattttattactgA
- a CDS encoding protein kinase — MIGHDWPGNGNSGGGPRPLQLKLESYTQPCLAKLKRHHTKLILSRISNSLDKILDSLSEERLKDVYEEVGVTPEGSQDFLSFLESLLSFSPEGNSVALMIEKLKNYCTNDDLLSSVESIRADWASITSICTDSNLERYTHLVKSDLKEIEPLLVDLEHENRPVKEEPNQFKRALSSLKPIRLGNFVKIHQVGQGAYGDVWLAEDIVNKVPVALKKLKLNEEREGFPKNAIREILLLNSLKHKNIVDLLGISYSKTYDSSTEKTRPDGKDAQNESDERKDNQGDDKDTPRKDRPTKVKKDPKGSRRPDKQKENVWMVFEYLPFDLSGYLEALRDKSDRHDVHKMHEGDMSRMSSRPGTMQQKPNARMNKWEKMLKPTMWLSIGEIKGIMFQLLRGLAFCHKNNVLHRDLKTANLLMSNEGIIKLADFGLARFLPHGKGILTNRVVTLWYRPPELLLGSEKYDFAVDLWSVGCIMAELVSGAHVFAADRESAILKLICEHIGLPDEADFKYLKTLPNFNDRMLNPLHPDRISSLVTKEREFENIFLNKNQLGKDGWDLLKKLFSWSPSRRISAADALKHPWFQRDPLMTLIKERKGIKDAHSFMTKNQKKRETMKTHQKPRDYVKYANTGEIRKVLSKFEKA; from the coding sequence ATGATTGGTCACGATTGGCCAGGAAATGGCAACTCTGGAGGAGGACCGAGGCCGCTGCAGCTGAAACTGGAGTCGTATACGCAGCCGTGCCTAGCAAAGCTAAAAAGGCATCACACCAAGCTCATTTTATCGCGAATATCAAACTCACTGGATAAAATACTGGATTCCTTGAGCGAGGAGCGGTTAAAAGATGTGTACGAGGAAGTTGGCGTAACCCCGGAGGGTAGCCAGGATTTCCTGAGCTTCCTGGAATCACTGCTATCATTTAGCCCAGAGGGGAACTCCGTGGCGCTTATGAtagaaaaattgaaaaactATTGCACAAACGACGATTTACTCTCCAGTGTAGAAAGCATCAGGGCCGATTGGGCGAGCATAACAAGCATATGTACGGATTCTAACTTAGAAAggtatacacatttagtaAAATCGGATTTAAAGGAGATAGAGCCGCTTTTAGTGGATCTAGAGCACGAAAATAGACCAGTGAAGGAGGAGCCGAATCAGTTTAAAAGGGCGCTGTCCTCACTGAAGCCAATCAGGCTAGGCAACTTTGTGAAGATACACCAGGTGGGACAGGGAGCATACGGAGACGTGTGGCTGGCAGAGGACATAGTGAACAAGGTGCCCGTGGCACTGAAAAAACTTAAGTTGAACGAGGAGAGGGAAGGCTTCCCGAAAAACGCAATCAGAGAAATACTGCTGCTAAACTCACTGAAGCATAAAAATATCGTAGACCTGCTGGGCATATCGTACTCTAAGACGTACGACTCGAGCACAGAGAAGACGAGGCCCGACGGAAAGGATGCGCAGAACGAGAGCGACGAGAGGAAGGACAATCAGGGAGACGACAAGGACACGCCCCGGAAGGACAGGCCCAcgaaggtgaagaaggacCCCAAGGGGAGCAGAAGGCCGGACAAGCAGAAGGAGAACGTGTGGATGGTCTTCGAGTACCTGCCCTTCGACCTGAGCGGCTACCTGGAGGCGCTCCGAGACAAGTCGGACAGGCACGACGTCCACAAGATGCACGAGGGCGACATGAGCAGGATGAGCAGCAGGCCTGGGACGATGCAGCAGAAGCCGAACGCGAGGATGAACAAGTGGGAAAAGATGCTGAAGCCCACAATGTGGCTGAGCATCGGGGAGATCAAGGGCATCATGTTCCAGCTGCTGCGGGGCCTGGCCTTCTGCCACAAAAACAACGTGCTGCACCGGGACCTGAAGACCGcgaacctgctgatgaGCAACGAAGGCATCATTAAGCTCGCCGACTTTGGGCTCGCCAGGTTCCTGCCGCACGGCAAGGGCATCCTGACGAACCGCGTGGTCACGCTCTGGTACAGGCCGccggagctgctgctgggGAGCGAAAAGTACGACTTCGCAGTCGACCTGTGGAGCGTAGGCTGCATAATGGCGGAGCTGGTCTCGGGGGCCCACGTCTTCGCGGCGGACCGGGAGAGCGCCATCCTGAAGCTGATCTGCGAGCACATCGGCCTCCCCGACGAGGCCGACttcaagtacctgaagacgCTGCCGAACTTCAACGACAGGATGCTGAACCCGCTGCACCCGGACCGAATATCCTCCCTTGTCACGAAGGAGAGGGAGTTCGAGAACATTTTTTTGAACAAGAATCAGCTGGGCAAGGACGGGTgggacctgctgaagaagctgttcaGCTGGTCGCCCTCGCGGCGAATATCGGCTGCGGATGCGCTGAAGCACCCGTGGTTCCAGAGGGACCCGCTCATGACGCTCATAAAGGAGCGGAAGGGCATAAAGGACGCGCACAGCTTCATGACGAAGAACCAGAAGAAGCGGGAGACGATGAAGACGCATCAGAAGCCCCGGGACTACGTCAAGTACGCGAACACGGGGGAGATTCGCAAGGTTTTGTCCAAGTTTGAAAAGGCGTAG
- a CDS encoding methionyl-tRNA synthetase: MEYHLLILNKSNESLLCRNFIKIWASSAPVVSLFSSKIPEDLSDIHIDSDDHDTFKDSTSEANSYKYQQLYNELNRLCTLSQQDFSIIHTNLFKYLKRALFRPLLLLFKKDNEFVPNIVFNLKPILLYYYPSLRKVSDTQKEDKELLYWYTEFHSNFNYVGTNRKLVELLDDLEENLSRYNLESPLTQLLLSTLNMYIDGLLFRNIALSKYTNILRQATHHKHLLKNSLLNKFNYQGTATVSATGILSPSIPTSLSGFKGSDKANGASKGKSESAKSPLKGSGKGAESSSVYNMGSGKEGKEDAEKEWEPGLERDDDLEEDEKLSLNDYKKLFLENKKPYHLASAIAYTNGYPHVGHAYEAVLCDVISRFYKVFGRRVIFSTGTDEHGIKVMTTAKQQNKTPIELCDYYSNHFKILYKKLLVNYDRFIRTTSEAHIKAAKSIWKRVHSKGDIYLGKYNGYYSVREERFIPNTEAKLTDYKDPVSHKPYDLMSESSYFFTMDKYRSQLVNYITTNADFIAPAKCRNEILARLKEPLEDLSISRTSFDWGIHVPSMSTDVDASTEDYYNADVNLGYNEDNKIFNESKYYNLVNRESVTKKAHTEDGVYSGASSSVAGTANTSTVHKVGSHQGTGSSNSSAHHGTGSSNSSADANTTSTKVDGDANTSHKVGGDANTTSSNSSANGGASASASSKNSPDKSAASEAEGKTKEGAKLVPEEPKEKHVMYVWFDALSFYMTASGLGECFSEMTLWPTDLQIIGKDICWFQSVILATMCLSMQLPLTRRIVAHGFIQGPDGRKMSKSLGNVLNLEELLADTGPEPFRYYLIKSTVLGQDVNFDTAQLKELYNSDLADNVGNLVHRITNLTHKYNASVVPAYGAKVEYPFDYPEFVKLACNYVLKLDLYNLLILVNAKFRELNNYLTVKSPWAEPSADKRDSVLRILLESVYFLGHMLYPVLPESSDELFRKLGTPRRSNIWELSLGLDNLEEGSRVSVGEVLYPKFPAEPAK, translated from the exons atggAGTATCACTTGTTAATCTTAAATAAGTCAAATGAATCTCTCCTGTGCCGGAATTTCATTAAAATCTGGGCGTCTTCAGCTCCAGTAGTGTCACTGTTTTCATCAAAAATACCAGAAGACTTATCGGATATACATATAGATTCTGACGATCATGACACATTTAAGGATTCCACGTCAGAAGCTAATAGCTATAAGTATCAACAGCTCTATAACGAGTTAAACAGGCTATGCACATTATCACAGCAAG ACTTCTCGATAATCCACACAAATTTGTTCAAGTATTTGAAGAGGGCGCTGTTCCGCCCTCTACTGCTGTTGTTTAAGAAGGACAACGAGTTCGTGCCGAACATTGTATTTAATCTTAAGCCGATACTGCTGTATTACTACCCGTCGCTGAGGAAGGTGAGCGACACACAGAAGGAAGATAAGGAGCTGCTGTACTGGTACACTGAGTTCCACTCGAACTTTAACTACGTGGGCACCAACAGgaagctggtggagctgctggacgaccTCGAGGAGAACCTGAGTAGATACAACCTGGAAAGCCCACTCACGCAGCTCTTACTGTCAACACTGAACAT GTACATCGACGGGTTGCTATTCCGGAACATCGCACTGAGCAAGTACACGAACATACTGAGGCAGGCGACGCACCACAAACACCTTCTGAAAAACTCGCTACTAAACAAGTTCAACTACCAAGGTACCGCAACAGTGAGCGCAACAGGGATCCTGAGTCCCAGTATTCCAACTAGCCTGAGCGGTTTTAAAGGGAGTGATAAGGCCAATGGCGCAAGCAAGGGAAAGTCAGAGAGTGCCAAGAGCCCCCTGAAAGGAAGCGGCAAGGGCGCCGAGTCGTCGAGTGTCTATAACATGGGATCGGGTAAAGAAGGGAAGGAGGACGCAGAAAAGGAGTGGGAACCCGGGTTAGAAAGGGATGATGACCTGGAAGAGGACGAAAAGCTGAGTCTGAACGACTACAAGAAGCTCTTCCTGGAGAACAAGAAGCCGTATCACCTGGCGAGCGCAATAGCGTACACGAACGGATACCCGCACGTGGGTCACGCCTACGAAGCAGTGCTCTGTGACGTGATAAGCCGGTTCTACAAGGTCTTCGGAAGGAGAGTTATCTTCTCGACGGGGACTGACGAGCACGGGATCAAGGTGATGACGACGGCGAAGCAGCAGAACAAGACTCCAATAGAGCTGTGCGACTACTACTCGAACCACTTCAAAATCCTAtacaagaagctgctggtcAACTACGACAGGTTCATAAGGACGACGAGCGAGGCGCACATTAAGGCGGCCAAGAGCATCTGGAAGCGCGTGCACAGCAAAGGGGACATATACCTGGGCAAGTACAACGGATACTACTCGGTGCGCGAGGAGAGGTTCATACCGAACACGGAGGCGAAGCTGACCGACTACAAGGACCCGGTCTCGCACAAGCCCTACGACCTCATGTCAGAGTCGAGCTACTTCTTCACGATGGACAAGTACAGGAGTCAGCTTGTCAACTACATCACGACGAACGCGGACTTCATAGCGCCCGCCAAGTGCAGAAACGAGATCCTGGCGAGGCTGAAGGAGCCTCTGGAGGACCTGAGCATTTCGAGGACCTCCTTCGACTGGGGCATTCACGTGCCGAGCATGAGCACGGACGTGGACGCGAGCACGGAGGACTACTACAACGCGGACGTCAACCTCGGCTACAACGAGGACAACAAGATCTTTAACGAGTCCAAGTACTACAACCTGGTGAACAGGGAAAGCGTTACGAAGAAGGCGCACACGGAAGACGGAGTCTATAGCGGTGCCAGCAGTAGCGTTGCTGGTACTGCCAATACCAGTACCGTTCATAAAGTTGGTTCCCATCAGGGTACTGGTAGCAGTAACAGCAGTGCCCATCATGGTACTGGTAGCAGTAACAGCAGTGCCGATGCCAACACAACTAGCACCAAAGTTGATGGTGATGCCAATACTAGTCATAAAGTTGGTGGTGATGCCAATACAACTAGCAGTAACAGCAGTGCCAATGGAGGTGCCAGTGCCAGTGCCAGTAGTAAAAACAGCCCAGATAAATCAGCAGCGTCAGAGGCCGAAGGCAAAACCAAGGAAGGGGCAAAGCTAGTCCCCGAGGAGCCAAAGGAAAAGCACGTCATGTATGTCTGGTTCGACGCACTCTCCTTCTACATGACTGCCTCTGGCCTAGGTGAGTGTTTTTCTGAAATGACTTTATGGCCTACAGATCTGCAAATCATTGGAAAGGACATCTGTTGGTTCCAGTCAGTGATACTAGCAACCATGTGTCTTTCAATGCAGCTGCCGCTCACGAGAAGGATCGTGGCGCACGGCTTCATCCAGGGCCCAGACGGAAGAAAAATGTCAAAGTCGCTGGGCAACGTGCTTAACCTGGAGGAGCTCCTGGCGGACACGGGCCCGGAGCCGTTCCGCTACTACCTGATCAAGAGCACGGTCCTCGGCCAGGACGTCAACTTTGACACTGCgcagctgaaggagctgtacAACTCGGACCTGGCGGACAACGTCGGCAACCTCGTGCACCGCATCACGAACCTCACGCACAAGTACAACGCCAGCGTCGTCCCGGCCTACGGGGCGAAGGTGGAGTACCCCTTCGACTACCCGGAGTTCGTGAAGCTGGCCTGCAACTACGTGCTCAAGCTGGACCTGTACAACCTGCTGATCCTGGTGAACGCCAAGTTCAGGGAGCTCAACAACTACCTGACGGTGAAGAGCCCGTGGGCTGAGCCGAGCGCGGACAAGCGCGACTCGGTGCTGCGCATTCTGCTCGAGAGCGTCTACTTCCTCGGCCACATGCTCTACCCCGTGCTCCCCGAGTCCTCGGACGAGCTCTTCAGGAAGCTCGGCACGCCCCGGAGGAGCAACATCTGGGAGCTGTCGCTGGGCCTCGACAACCTGGAGGAGGGCTCGCGGGTGTCGGTGGGCGAGGTGCTGTACCCGAAGTTTCCCGCAGAGCCTGCCAAGTAA
- a CDS encoding uncharacterized protein (zinc finger, SWIM-type domain containing protein), producing MSSESWLNSYYRTIISSFSINNTLEQNVLLLDEVNNFIPELVKEAHDLISKGNITKYQYLSDEIHQCFYVSEADKTHLTIHGYCTCFRHRDNLLIKEKEFTCVHEIVLIILEYIFPHLNHDSPTFLCKTVYLTESEFLDTIKSLSAF from the exons atgagcTCAGAATCTTGGTTGAATTCATATTATAGGACAATCATATCTTCCTTTAGTATCAATAACACACTCGAACAAA atgttttattgttagATGAagttaacaattttattcCTGAGTTGGTAAAAGAGGCTCACGATTTAATATCGAAGGGGAACATTACTAAATATCAATACTTGTCAGATGAAATTCATCAATGCTTCTACGTTAGTGAAGCTGATAAAACACACTTGACCATTCACGGCTATTGTACAT gTTTTCGCCATCGGgacaatttattaattaaggaaaaggagtttACT TGTGTTCATGAaatagttttaataattttggAGTATATATTTCCACATTTAAACCACGATTCTCCGACCTTTTTGTGTAAAACAGTTTATCTGACTGAATCTGAATTTCTGGATACAATCAAATCTTTATCTgctttttaa